In Candidatus Schekmanbacteria bacterium, the following proteins share a genomic window:
- the mreC gene encoding rod shape-determining protein MreC has translation MINFFLKYKKLVLLILLCLFIIVSNQYGLIPFSSFAVKTEWFVGSIFKWVSFVATDIYNLPNRYDESVRRGIEENQQRMHNAYYRNILDENQRLRKLLNMPARKKFKAIGAEVLMSGITSNSRSIFIGCGTDDGVKRGDAVVFEDLIVGKIVKAGSNVSLVYLITHPDIGVDVLIGEKKVRGVFRGGVKSTVEYVDVEKKVSKGDLIYSSGRGGVYPPGFKVGVIEKVSSEKKSVFHDIEASPLLDVSKIDYVFVIPSISLPFIDEASEER, from the coding sequence ATGATTAATTTTTTTCTAAAATACAAAAAATTGGTCCTTCTTATACTTCTTTGTCTTTTCATCATTGTTTCAAATCAATATGGTTTGATTCCTTTTTCTTCCTTTGCAGTCAAAACAGAATGGTTTGTTGGAAGCATTTTCAAATGGGTTTCCTTTGTTGCAACAGATATCTATAATCTTCCAAATAGATATGATGAATCTGTGAGAAGGGGAATAGAAGAGAATCAGCAAAGAATGCACAATGCATACTATCGAAATATATTGGATGAAAATCAAAGGTTGCGCAAACTTCTCAATATGCCGGCAAGAAAAAAATTTAAAGCCATAGGCGCTGAAGTATTAATGTCGGGAATTACATCCAATAGCCGCTCAATTTTCATTGGCTGCGGTACGGATGATGGCGTAAAGAGGGGTGATGCAGTAGTCTTTGAGGATTTGATTGTTGGAAAAATAGTTAAAGCTGGGTCGAATGTTTCATTGGTTTATTTGATAACTCATCCAGACATAGGTGTTGATGTGCTTATTGGAGAGAAAAAGGTGAGAGGAGTTTTTAGGGGAGGAGTTAAGAGCACAGTTGAATATGTTGATGTTGAGAAAAAGGTTTCGAAGGGAGATTTAATCTACTCCTCGGGCAGAGGAGGGGTTTATCCGCCGGGATTCAAGGTTGGAGTTATTGAAAAGGTATCAAGTGAGAAGAAGAGTGTTTTTCATGACATTGAAGCTTCGCCTCTTTTGGATGTAAGTAAAATCGACTATGTCTTTGTGATTCCTTCTATATCTCTACCTTTCATTGAT
- a CDS encoding rod shape-determining protein, with protein sequence MVLNSLIGKMSNDLAIDLGTANTLVYVKGKGIVLSEPSVVAVNKDTNQVLAVGKEAKEMLGRTPGNIVAERPMRDGVIANFDLTEAMLKYFIRRIHNRSTLVRPRVVIGVPSGITQVEKRAVKDSALQAGAREVYLIEEPMAAAIGAGLPIEEPYGNMIIDVGGGTTEVAVISLSGIVYSRSVRVGGDEMDDAIVSFIKRKYNLLIGERTAESIKIKIGSAYEMDEKQEMEVKGRDLIAGTPKLITITDEEIRNSLSEPIYAIVDTARVALERTPPELSADIVDRGITLAGGGALLRGLDILLHEETGLPIHLAPDPLSAVVLGTGKVLDSLDLLKKVAI encoded by the coding sequence ATGGTACTAAATTCCCTAATCGGAAAAATGTCGAATGACCTTGCAATAGACCTTGGCACTGCGAACACTCTCGTTTATGTAAAGGGGAAAGGCATAGTCTTGAGTGAGCCATCAGTTGTTGCGGTAAATAAAGATACAAATCAAGTGCTTGCCGTAGGAAAGGAAGCCAAAGAAATGCTTGGGCGAACTCCGGGCAACATTGTAGCTGAAAGACCTATGAGAGATGGAGTTATAGCAAATTTTGACCTTACTGAAGCGATGCTTAAATATTTCATCAGAAGAATTCATAATAGAAGTACTCTTGTTAGGCCCAGAGTCGTAATAGGGGTCCCCTCAGGAATAACTCAGGTCGAGAAACGAGCGGTAAAGGATTCTGCCCTTCAGGCAGGGGCAAGGGAAGTTTATCTGATTGAAGAACCTATGGCTGCGGCGATAGGAGCAGGACTCCCTATAGAAGAGCCATACGGGAATATGATAATCGATGTAGGAGGAGGAACAACGGAGGTCGCTGTCATATCTCTTTCAGGAATAGTTTACAGCCGCTCAGTGCGTGTAGGCGGCGATGAAATGGATGATGCAATCGTTTCATTTATAAAGAGAAAATATAATCTGCTTATTGGTGAGAGGACTGCTGAATCCATTAAGATAAAAATTGGATCAGCTTACGAGATGGATGAAAAACAGGAGATGGAAGTGAAGGGGAGAGACCTTATTGCAGGCACTCCAAAGCTGATTACAATTACAGACGAAGAAATACGCAATTCTCTTTCGGAACCGATTTATGCAATTGTCGATACTGCAAGGGTCGCCTTAGAAAGGACTCCGCCTGAGTTGTCGGCGGATATTGTTGATCGCGGGATTACTCTTGCAGGTGGAGGAGCGCTGTTGAGAGGTCTGGATATTCTTCTTCATGAAGAAACAGGCCTGCCAATACATCTTGCTCCGGATCCGTTGTCTGCAGTAGTTTTAGGAACAGGAAAGGTGCTCGATTCTTTAGACCTGTTGAAGAAAGTAGCTATTTAG